One window of Alkaliphilus metalliredigens QYMF genomic DNA carries:
- the hcp gene encoding hydroxylamine reductase — protein sequence MTVKEVNPMFCYQCEQTPAGGCTKFGVCGKNPDIASLQDTMIFGLKGIAAYATHARELGLIDPEVDAITHEALYTTLTNSNFSVEEHINMTLKVGQATVKVMDLLDRAHTGKLGIPTPVVVSQDKVEGHAILVTGHNLYALEELLKQTEGKGINIYTHSEMLPAHGYPELKKYPHLKGNVGKAWFDQRKLFEEFSGSILGTTNCLMPIKGSYSDRMWTYGNAGLEGVQKIANDDFTPLIEKALALPKSNIASDKTITTGFHHSTVLDIAPEIIDAIKAGKIKRFFVIAGCDAPTKGRDYFRDLASSLPKECVILTTSCGKFRFNDIDFGTVPGTDIPRYIDLGQCNNSGSAAKIAIALADAFECTVNDLPLTIVLSWFEQKAVAILLGLFSLGVNNIFIGPSAPEFVSPGVLDVLQNTFNLQLISGDAKADLAKML from the coding sequence ATGACAGTTAAAGAAGTGAATCCAATGTTTTGTTATCAATGTGAACAAACACCAGCAGGAGGATGTACAAAATTCGGTGTTTGCGGAAAAAATCCTGATATCGCAAGTCTTCAAGATACAATGATTTTTGGCTTAAAGGGAATTGCTGCCTATGCAACCCACGCAAGAGAATTAGGATTAATTGACCCCGAGGTAGATGCCATTACCCATGAAGCTTTATACACAACTTTAACAAATTCAAACTTTAGTGTAGAAGAACACATTAATATGACATTAAAGGTAGGTCAAGCAACAGTTAAAGTAATGGACTTACTAGATCGAGCTCATACTGGAAAGTTAGGTATACCAACACCCGTTGTTGTTTCTCAAGACAAGGTAGAGGGTCATGCCATTCTTGTAACAGGTCATAATCTATATGCCTTAGAAGAGTTACTTAAGCAAACAGAAGGAAAAGGAATCAACATTTATACTCATTCAGAAATGTTACCGGCTCACGGATACCCAGAGCTTAAAAAATATCCTCACCTTAAAGGAAATGTAGGTAAGGCTTGGTTCGACCAAAGAAAATTATTTGAAGAATTTTCAGGTTCAATCCTTGGTACAACAAACTGCTTGATGCCAATTAAAGGAAGCTACTCTGATAGAATGTGGACCTATGGTAACGCAGGATTAGAAGGGGTTCAAAAAATCGCTAATGATGACTTTACACCCCTAATTGAAAAAGCGTTAGCTTTACCAAAGTCAAACATTGCATCGGATAAAACCATTACAACAGGATTCCATCACAGTACCGTATTAGATATTGCACCAGAAATTATTGATGCTATCAAAGCTGGTAAGATTAAGCGCTTCTTTGTAATCGCTGGTTGTGATGCACCGACTAAAGGTAGAGATTACTTTAGAGATCTAGCTAGCTCATTACCAAAAGAATGTGTGATCTTAACAACATCTTGTGGAAAATTCAGATTTAACGATATTGATTTTGGTACTGTACCAGGTACAGACATTCCAAGATATATTGATCTAGGTCAATGTAATAACTCAGGATCTGCTGCAAAGATTGCCATCGCTTTAGCTGATGCCTTCGAATGTACAGTAAATGATCTGCCATTAACAATTGTATTGTCTTGGTTTGAGCAAAAAGCTGTTGCCATTCTTTTAGGACTATTTAGCTTAGGTGTTAACAACATCTTTATTGGACCAAGTGCTCCAGAATTCGTATCACCAGGTGTATTGGATGTATTGCAAAATACCTTCAACCTACAATTAATCAGTGGTGATGCCAAAGCTGATTTAGCAAAAATGTTATAA
- a CDS encoding tryptophan transporter → MNLRKNILTALLLAIGFILRQLTPGALGGMKFDLFLSFIFICLLLNPTFKNAILTGLLGGILNALTTTFPGGQLPNVIDKLITCVILFIIIKVMIHVKDNQIFVGFIAFLGTLISGTVFLTSALFISGLPAPFTLLFMTIVLPTSLANIVMTLVVYQVVQSTLKMTGVKFA, encoded by the coding sequence ATGAATTTACGAAAAAATATTCTAACAGCATTATTATTAGCCATCGGCTTTATTTTACGCCAATTAACACCCGGAGCATTGGGAGGAATGAAATTTGATTTATTCTTATCCTTCATCTTCATTTGTCTCTTACTTAATCCTACCTTTAAAAATGCCATCCTAACAGGTCTTCTAGGGGGAATATTAAACGCTTTGACCACGACCTTCCCTGGTGGTCAACTACCCAATGTCATTGACAAGCTTATTACTTGCGTCATACTGTTTATCATTATCAAAGTGATGATTCATGTAAAGGATAATCAAATCTTTGTGGGCTTCATTGCCTTTTTAGGTACACTGATCAGTGGCACTGTCTTCTTAACCAGCGCTCTATTTATCAGTGGTCTTCCAGCACCGTTTACACTTCTATTTATGACAATTGTTTTACCCACATCCCTAGCCAACATCGTCATGACCCTCGTGGTCTATCAGGTTGTGCAATCGACCCTAAAAATGACTGGAGTTAAATTTGCATAA
- a CDS encoding pyridoxal phosphate-dependent aminotransferase yields MKHRFLAKRYWNTMTTPMGAVVDLAKQYSDVINLSLGDPDYVTNQEVIQRAFEDAENGHTHYTDSLGDEELRHEIIKYYEEAYEYKVGSKEVMAVVGACHGMYLALEAILDDGDEVIIPAPYFTPYIQQVELVRGKPVILDTYEEDGFQIDINRLKGLINHRTKAIIINTPNNPTGACFSKETLEAVGKVAKEFDLLIIADDIYDAFTFSDPFLPATTMKGMQERTITIGSFSKDYAMTGWRVGYVLAPDFIIQCMRDINEGICFTVPSISQRAAIYALRMRETIQPPMIAEYKKRMYYAYERINAIPNMSVLSPQGSFYLFVNIKKTGLNSVDFCKELLEEAHVLAIPGIAFGGCGEGYIRLACTVGVAALKEAFDRIEKMKVCCAHNLQ; encoded by the coding sequence ATGAAGCATCGATTTTTAGCAAAGAGATATTGGAATACAATGACAACTCCCATGGGGGCCGTGGTGGACTTAGCAAAACAATATAGTGATGTGATTAATTTAAGTTTGGGTGATCCTGATTACGTGACGAATCAAGAGGTGATCCAAAGAGCCTTTGAGGATGCTGAGAACGGTCATACCCACTATACGGATTCACTAGGAGATGAAGAGCTTCGACATGAAATTATCAAATACTATGAAGAGGCTTATGAGTATAAGGTGGGATCCAAGGAGGTTATGGCCGTTGTAGGGGCTTGTCATGGGATGTATCTTGCATTGGAGGCAATTTTAGATGATGGAGATGAAGTGATTATTCCAGCCCCATACTTTACCCCTTATATTCAACAGGTAGAGCTAGTTAGAGGAAAACCTGTGATCTTAGATACCTACGAAGAAGATGGATTTCAAATTGACATCAACCGATTAAAGGGATTGATCAACCACCGAACGAAGGCCATCATCATCAACACACCTAATAATCCAACTGGGGCATGCTTCAGCAAGGAGACACTGGAGGCCGTGGGCAAGGTGGCAAAGGAGTTCGATCTGTTGATCATAGCCGATGACATTTACGATGCCTTTACATTTTCAGATCCCTTTCTCCCAGCGACAACCATGAAAGGAATGCAGGAGAGGACTATTACAATTGGAAGCTTTTCAAAGGATTATGCCATGACAGGATGGCGTGTAGGTTATGTATTGGCACCGGATTTTATCATTCAGTGCATGAGAGATATTAATGAGGGAATCTGCTTTACAGTGCCATCAATTTCTCAGAGAGCGGCTATTTATGCACTGAGGATGAGAGAAACCATTCAACCACCGATGATAGCAGAATACAAAAAACGTATGTATTATGCCTATGAACGGATTAATGCCATTCCCAATATGTCGGTATTATCTCCCCAAGGAAGCTTTTATCTCTTTGTAAATATTAAGAAGACGGGTCTAAACTCAGTTGACTTTTGTAAGGAATTGTTGGAAGAAGCTCATGTATTAGCCATTCCCGGTATTGCTTTTGGAGGATGTGGAGAAGGATATATTAGACTTGCCTGTACCGTTGGTGTTGCTGCTTTAAAAGAAGCATTTGATCGAATTGAGAAGATGAAGGTCTGTTGTGCACATAATCTACAGTAA
- the yqeB gene encoding selenium-dependent molybdenum cofactor biosynthesis protein YqeB yields MLGKLVVLRGGGDIATGIAHRLRNCGFNVVILEMNEPTVIRRRVAFAQAVFEGEVIVEDVKAKRIENTTEVHTVLGAKCIPVMVDPEGKTIGDLKPDVVVDATLAKVNKGTIKEMAPLVIGVGPGFTAGLDVHVVVESQRGHDLGKVIWNGRAHRNTGIPGEIMGISEERIVRATGDGKIRNLKPIGTRVEKGEIIAHIGELPVEGRIDGVLRGMIENGSTVKDGMKIGDIDPRGIRSYCFTISDKARSIAGGVLEAILMKK; encoded by the coding sequence ATGTTAGGTAAACTCGTTGTACTTCGAGGAGGGGGCGATATAGCAACTGGAATTGCCCATAGGCTTAGAAATTGTGGTTTTAATGTGGTGATACTAGAGATGAATGAGCCCACAGTGATCCGTAGACGGGTTGCCTTTGCACAAGCTGTCTTTGAAGGTGAAGTGATAGTAGAAGACGTAAAGGCCAAACGTATTGAAAATACTACAGAAGTACACACTGTATTAGGAGCTAAATGTATTCCTGTGATGGTTGATCCAGAGGGGAAAACAATTGGTGATTTGAAGCCAGATGTTGTAGTGGATGCGACACTGGCTAAGGTGAATAAAGGCACAATTAAGGAAATGGCGCCATTGGTAATTGGAGTTGGACCAGGCTTTACAGCAGGTCTAGATGTTCATGTGGTTGTTGAGAGTCAAAGAGGGCATGATTTAGGAAAGGTAATCTGGAATGGACGGGCCCATAGAAATACAGGTATACCTGGGGAAATTATGGGAATTAGTGAAGAGCGAATTGTAAGGGCTACTGGAGATGGGAAAATTAGAAATTTAAAACCCATCGGTACACGGGTTGAAAAAGGTGAAATCATTGCCCATATAGGGGAGCTCCCAGTTGAAGGAAGAATAGATGGGGTTCTAAGAGGTATGATTGAAAATGGCAGCACTGTGAAGGATGGCATGAAAATCGGAGACATTGATCCTCGAGGCATTCGTTCTTACTGCTTTACCATTTCAGATAAAGCCAGATCTATTGCAGGGGGCGTCTTAGAAGCCATATTGATGAAAAAGTAA
- a CDS encoding XdhC family protein encodes MNVLEQALLLMGKRKRFAMATVIETSGSVPGRVGAKLIYTEEEKPLGSVGGGKIESEVLKMIPELLENNESRVLTYHLTKGSQGIGMNCGGTAKVFVEIVQPRPKLVVCGGGHIGYEVVQCAQHLDMEITIIEERKEFATEERFPHAAQRIMKPTYGEGLSDVEIDEQTYVVVVTKGSTTDEEVLETILGKPAAYIGLMGSQRKKIEIMKSLEEKGYQKNLLDQIYCPIGLDLQGGNPAEIALSIMAEVVSVKNKGKGISLKEGFSC; translated from the coding sequence ATGAATGTCTTAGAACAGGCTTTATTGTTAATGGGGAAACGAAAACGATTTGCTATGGCCACTGTCATTGAAACCAGTGGATCGGTACCGGGTAGAGTAGGGGCTAAGCTCATTTATACTGAAGAAGAAAAACCCTTAGGAAGCGTTGGTGGTGGAAAAATCGAATCTGAGGTTCTTAAGATGATTCCTGAGTTATTGGAAAATAACGAAAGTCGTGTATTAACCTATCATTTAACTAAAGGCTCCCAAGGGATTGGAATGAATTGTGGAGGGACGGCAAAGGTGTTTGTAGAGATCGTTCAACCTAGACCCAAGCTGGTGGTCTGTGGCGGCGGACATATTGGGTATGAGGTTGTACAATGTGCCCAGCATTTAGACATGGAGATAACCATAATAGAAGAACGCAAGGAATTTGCCACAGAGGAGCGATTTCCCCATGCAGCCCAAAGAATTATGAAACCTACCTATGGAGAAGGTCTATCTGACGTGGAGATTGATGAACAAACCTATGTTGTGGTTGTCACTAAGGGCTCTACCACCGATGAAGAAGTGTTAGAGACCATATTGGGAAAACCTGCAGCTTACATTGGACTGATGGGAAGTCAGCGTAAAAAAATAGAAATAATGAAGTCCTTAGAGGAAAAAGGATATCAAAAAAATCTGTTAGATCAAATCTATTGTCCTATTGGATTAGATCTACAGGGGGGAAATCCAGCAGAGATTGCCTTGTCCATTATGGCGGAGGTTGTGTCTGTGAAAAATAAAGGAAAAGGAATATCTTTAAAGGAGGGTTTCTCATGTTAG
- a CDS encoding nucleotidyltransferase family protein, which yields MVAIILASGFSQRMGTNKLLLPYQEKPILQWVIEGIEQLHMEKIILVYREEAVKSLVKNRNIQLIYNEEAIQGQSQAVIKGLQAVDESVEDYMFFMGDQPLLVLEELKEMIRAYGESPASIAVPYYEEKPGAPVIFSKRWRRSLLQLRGDSGGRRIIRDNQDEVLFYPIKQALMGWDIDTQRDYEELLKEDM from the coding sequence GTGGTTGCAATCATTTTAGCTTCTGGATTTAGTCAAAGAATGGGAACAAATAAGCTATTACTTCCCTATCAAGAAAAACCTATTTTACAGTGGGTCATTGAGGGAATAGAACAACTTCATATGGAAAAGATTATATTAGTATATCGAGAAGAAGCCGTTAAAAGCCTAGTGAAAAATAGAAATATACAATTGATTTATAATGAAGAAGCCATTCAGGGCCAGAGTCAAGCTGTGATCAAGGGGCTTCAGGCAGTGGATGAATCAGTTGAGGATTATATGTTTTTCATGGGAGATCAGCCATTATTGGTCCTTGAGGAATTGAAGGAAATGATTCGGGCTTATGGGGAGTCGCCAGCTTCCATAGCGGTGCCTTATTATGAGGAAAAACCAGGGGCACCGGTCATCTTTTCTAAGAGATGGAGGCGGTCCCTATTGCAATTAAGAGGGGATTCAGGAGGCAGAAGGATTATTCGAGACAATCAAGATGAAGTGTTATTTTATCCAATTAAACAAGCATTAATGGGGTGGGACATTGACACCCAGAGGGACTATGAAGAACTGCTAAAGGAGGACATGTAA
- the yqeC gene encoding selenium cofactor biosynthesis protein YqeC, which produces MKLIEVLDMEGIAHGMITIIGSGGKTSTLYRLAVELGDQGNNLLLTTTTAMKLPKNSQKMKVLIESDIEVLHDYLMKFKDARQIFAGKELIGDDKVKGYDPEDLVWLHQRLEGRQILVEGDGSKGKSLKIPASWEPQVPQSTMLTIVVIGWDIIGKSLEEKWIHRCHLLKDKNLLGDENITNRKVDEAMLLKLLESPLGLLKGIPPNSSVALLLNKVYTEDEKKLATKMASIVLSQIPRIGKVLLGEVQVKGQLTVGKE; this is translated from the coding sequence ATGAAGTTAATTGAAGTCCTTGACATGGAAGGCATAGCCCATGGGATGATTACGATCATTGGATCCGGAGGAAAAACCAGTACCCTTTATCGATTAGCAGTAGAGCTAGGGGATCAGGGGAATAATCTATTGTTGACAACAACAACAGCAATGAAACTACCAAAAAATTCTCAGAAGATGAAAGTGTTAATTGAATCAGATATTGAAGTGCTTCATGATTATCTCATGAAGTTCAAGGATGCGAGGCAGATTTTTGCTGGTAAAGAATTAATTGGAGATGATAAGGTCAAAGGATACGATCCAGAAGACCTCGTATGGCTCCATCAGCGATTAGAAGGGAGACAGATCCTCGTTGAAGGGGATGGGTCTAAGGGAAAAAGCTTGAAGATTCCAGCCTCATGGGAGCCCCAAGTACCACAATCCACAATGCTAACCATTGTGGTGATTGGATGGGATATAATAGGGAAATCCCTTGAAGAGAAGTGGATCCATCGCTGTCACCTGTTAAAGGATAAAAATTTACTGGGAGATGAAAATATTACCAATAGAAAAGTTGATGAAGCAATGCTACTCAAGCTGTTGGAAAGTCCCCTGGGACTTTTAAAAGGAATTCCTCCCAATAGTTCAGTGGCATTGCTGCTAAATAAAGTGTATACTGAGGATGAAAAGAAACTGGCTACAAAAATGGCTAGTATCGTATTAAGTCAAATCCCTAGAATTGGGAAGGTTTTATTGGGTGAAGTGCAGGTAAAAGGACAATTAACTGTAGGAAAAGAATGA
- the ade gene encoding adenine deaminase — protein MKDDIKRRIDLAAGRKRSQLVLKNAQILNVFSHEIISGDIAIDQGKIVGIGNYNGLENIDLEGKVVVPGLIDGHVHMESAMVTPGQFARAIVPRGTTTIVADPHEIANVCGIPGIEYMLKASEGMPLNVYMMLPSCVPATSFENAGANLKAKDLAPLINHEKVLGLGELMDYPGVIAGEESIIDKIMIAEGKMIDGHGPDIKEEALNAYVAAGVRTEHECSTVEEMINRLRLGMYILIREGSAARNLKTLVRGITPENMRRCLFCTDDKHPEDILEAGHIDHNVRVAIKEGLDPISAVKMATINAAECYGLKDLGAIAPGYRADLVVLDNLETFHVTKVFKDGKLVAQDGKAFFEAQSTEDHTVTQTVNAKELTPEDLVLSLETDIVNVIKLLPHSLVTQRVSRKVEVKEGTFRYHEDLDILKLAVIERHKRTGNIGLGLVEDFRLKGGAIASTVAHDSHNIIVIGDNDEDMLLAVNELNTVGGGITICSKGEILQTLSLPIAGLMAQGTMEEVNEQLKQMLEIAYKKLGINEQIDPFMTLSFLALPVIPELKLTDLGLFDVKNFRFISLNR, from the coding sequence ATGAAGGATGATATTAAACGAAGAATTGATTTGGCTGCCGGCAGGAAGCGGAGCCAATTGGTACTAAAAAATGCCCAGATCCTCAATGTGTTCTCCCATGAGATCATATCAGGAGATATTGCCATTGATCAGGGTAAAATTGTTGGAATTGGAAACTATAATGGACTTGAAAATATTGACCTCGAAGGAAAAGTTGTGGTACCAGGATTAATAGATGGACATGTCCATATGGAATCAGCAATGGTGACACCGGGCCAATTTGCCAGGGCCATTGTTCCTAGGGGAACCACAACAATTGTTGCTGATCCCCATGAGATCGCTAATGTATGCGGTATTCCAGGGATTGAATATATGCTAAAGGCCAGCGAGGGAATGCCTTTAAATGTATACATGATGCTCCCCTCCTGTGTACCAGCTACGTCCTTTGAAAATGCGGGAGCTAATTTAAAGGCAAAAGACCTAGCGCCTTTAATTAATCATGAAAAGGTATTGGGCTTGGGAGAGTTGATGGATTATCCAGGAGTCATTGCTGGAGAAGAGAGTATTATCGATAAAATCATGATTGCAGAAGGTAAAATGATAGATGGACATGGACCGGATATAAAAGAAGAGGCCTTGAATGCCTATGTTGCAGCAGGGGTTAGAACTGAACATGAATGTTCCACTGTAGAGGAAATGATTAATCGACTGAGACTGGGTATGTATATTTTAATTCGAGAGGGCTCCGCTGCCCGCAATCTAAAAACCCTTGTGAGGGGCATCACTCCAGAAAATATGCGCCGTTGTTTATTTTGTACTGACGACAAACATCCTGAAGATATTTTAGAGGCAGGGCATATTGATCACAATGTAAGGGTGGCGATTAAAGAGGGACTTGATCCTATTTCTGCAGTGAAGATGGCCACCATCAATGCAGCAGAGTGTTACGGTCTGAAGGACTTAGGCGCAATCGCTCCCGGCTATCGGGCTGATCTAGTTGTATTAGATAATTTGGAGACATTTCATGTGACAAAGGTATTTAAAGATGGTAAACTAGTGGCACAAGATGGGAAGGCTTTTTTTGAAGCACAGTCCACTGAGGATCATACAGTAACCCAAACAGTTAATGCAAAAGAGTTGACTCCAGAGGATTTAGTGCTTTCTCTAGAAACAGATATCGTCAATGTCATTAAGCTTTTACCCCACAGTCTAGTAACCCAGCGGGTAAGTCGTAAGGTGGAGGTTAAAGAGGGAACTTTTAGGTACCATGAAGACTTAGATATATTAAAACTAGCAGTGATTGAAAGACATAAACGCACAGGAAATATTGGATTAGGTTTGGTAGAAGATTTTAGATTGAAGGGTGGAGCCATTGCCTCTACAGTGGCACACGACTCTCACAATATTATTGTCATCGGAGACAATGACGAAGATATGCTCTTAGCTGTCAATGAATTAAATACAGTAGGGGGCGGCATTACCATTTGTTCTAAGGGAGAGATACTTCAGACATTATCATTGCCCATAGCGGGACTAATGGCCCAGGGGACCATGGAAGAAGTGAATGAACAGTTAAAGCAAATGTTAGAGATTGCCTATAAAAAGCTAGGAATTAATGAACAGATTGATCCCTTTATGACCCTATCATTTTTAGCATTACCAGTTATTCCAGAGTTAAAACTAACAGATTTAGGGTTATTTGATGTGAAAAATTTTCGATTTATCAGCTTAAATAGATAG
- a CDS encoding xanthine dehydrogenase family protein molybdopterin-binding subunit, with translation MKMRGVGIGSAFYGTGYGNGFPDISRCQVELQKDGKVAVYVGATEVGQGAKTIMSQMAAEVLGLPLEDIIFSCEDTRLTPDAGTAAASRQTYNTGNAIKKACENLRQRLIDVAVAEFKFNSDVGVTMKNGLVYFKTFPSKSITLQEIASKFVEVPLREEGVFTAQTTKMDEETGQGAPYWPYTFNVYGIILEVDTETGIVDILKAVCAQDVGRAINPELIEGQMDGGFAMGLGYALMEDLNLQQGQMKHKRFSNYLIPTALDIPELEKIIIEDPESTAPFGAKGIGEPVMLGVAPAILNAIYDAVGVRITEIPVTPQRLLKALKK, from the coding sequence ATGAAAATGCGGGGTGTAGGAATCGGAAGTGCCTTTTATGGCACAGGATATGGAAATGGCTTCCCAGATATATCAAGATGCCAGGTTGAATTACAAAAAGATGGGAAGGTTGCAGTTTATGTGGGGGCCACTGAAGTAGGCCAAGGAGCCAAGACCATCATGAGTCAGATGGCAGCTGAAGTATTGGGATTACCATTAGAAGATATTATATTTAGTTGTGAAGATACGAGGCTAACGCCTGATGCTGGTACGGCCGCGGCCAGTCGGCAAACCTATAATACCGGCAATGCCATTAAGAAAGCCTGTGAAAACCTGAGACAACGACTGATTGATGTTGCAGTGGCAGAATTTAAATTTAATAGTGATGTTGGGGTGACAATGAAGAATGGTCTGGTTTATTTTAAAACCTTTCCTAGTAAAAGCATAACCCTACAGGAGATTGCCTCGAAATTCGTAGAAGTTCCTTTGCGTGAGGAAGGTGTTTTTACAGCCCAGACAACAAAAATGGATGAAGAAACAGGCCAAGGTGCCCCTTACTGGCCCTATACCTTTAATGTATATGGGATCATTTTAGAGGTGGACACAGAGACTGGGATTGTAGATATTTTGAAAGCAGTTTGTGCTCAGGATGTGGGAAGGGCAATTAATCCAGAGCTCATTGAAGGTCAGATGGACGGTGGATTTGCCATGGGACTAGGCTATGCACTGATGGAGGATTTAAATTTACAGCAGGGGCAGATGAAACACAAGCGTTTTAGCAATTATCTAATCCCAACAGCATTAGATATTCCTGAACTTGAAAAAATCATTATAGAGGACCCTGAGTCCACAGCACCCTTTGGTGCCAAAGGCATTGGGGAACCGGTTATGTTAGGTGTAGCACCGGCGATTTTAAATGCCATTTACGATGCAGTAGGGGTACGGATCACAGAAATACCTGTGACTCCACAACGGTTATTGAAGGCCTTGAAAAAATAA
- a CDS encoding xanthine dehydrogenase family protein molybdopterin-binding subunit, with amino-acid sequence MTVKYEIVGKRAIRVDGRSKVTGQATYPEDLQMEGMCYGRTLRSEKPHAYFTLNTEKAEAIEGVLCILTSKDVPHNHHGVLLKDHEVFCAHKVRRVGDPMAFVVAENEKVAEQAMEAIEVSYEELQGVFDPEEAMADSAPQVHDKSNVIYHYKIRRGDIQEAFKQCHVVVEGEYRTDMVDHAFLQPESGIAYTEEDGTIVICVANQYPHFDQLEVAEALEVELDTIRIINPAVGGAFGGREDITLQIHLALATQRVGRPVKATYSREESFDAHSKRHGMKMKYRTGADQQGKLLAMEATVIGDTGAYASWAINVARKAGVHATGPYEIPNVKVDSYAVYTNNPFAGAMRGFGAAQTPIAHEQQIDEIGVKLGIDPITMRVINGFKTGSETATGQILEESAPFEECLRAVEEALRSYQGPGEGQ; translated from the coding sequence ATGACAGTGAAGTATGAAATCGTAGGAAAGAGAGCAATACGGGTAGATGGCAGGAGTAAGGTTACCGGGCAAGCCACCTATCCAGAGGATTTACAAATGGAAGGTATGTGCTATGGCAGAACATTACGTTCTGAGAAGCCCCATGCCTATTTCACATTAAATACAGAAAAGGCTGAAGCCATAGAAGGTGTTTTATGCATTTTGACATCTAAGGACGTGCCTCATAACCATCATGGGGTATTGCTAAAGGATCATGAGGTGTTTTGTGCCCATAAGGTCAGACGAGTGGGAGATCCCATGGCATTTGTGGTGGCTGAAAATGAAAAAGTGGCTGAACAAGCCATGGAAGCCATTGAAGTGAGCTATGAAGAGCTCCAAGGGGTATTTGATCCAGAGGAGGCTATGGCAGATTCTGCACCCCAGGTCCACGATAAAAGTAATGTGATCTATCATTATAAAATCCGTCGAGGAGATATCCAAGAGGCTTTTAAGCAATGCCATGTGGTTGTAGAAGGAGAATATCGCACGGATATGGTGGATCATGCTTTTTTGCAGCCAGAGTCAGGCATTGCATATACAGAAGAAGATGGTACCATTGTCATCTGTGTTGCTAACCAATACCCCCACTTTGATCAACTAGAGGTGGCGGAGGCATTAGAGGTAGAACTTGATACAATTAGGATCATTAATCCTGCTGTGGGAGGGGCATTTGGAGGACGTGAGGACATTACCCTTCAAATTCACCTGGCCTTGGCAACACAGCGAGTGGGGAGACCTGTTAAAGCAACCTATTCCAGAGAGGAATCCTTTGATGCTCATTCCAAACGACATGGGATGAAAATGAAATATCGAACCGGAGCAGATCAACAGGGTAAGCTATTGGCAATGGAAGCAACAGTTATTGGGGATACAGGAGCCTATGCCTCTTGGGCCATAAATGTTGCAAGAAAAGCAGGGGTTCATGCAACTGGGCCCTATGAAATACCAAATGTCAAAGTAGATAGTTACGCAGTTTATACCAATAATCCCTTTGCAGGAGCTATGCGTGGATTTGGTGCAGCACAGACACCGATTGCCCATGAACAACAGATTGATGAAATTGGTGTGAAGCTAGGAATCGATCCAATTACCATGAGAGTCATCAATGGTTTTAAAACGGGATCGGAGACCGCAACGGGACAAATACTAGAGGAAAGTGCCCCATTTGAAGAATGCCTAAGAGCGGTAGAGGAGGCCTTGCGATCATATCAAGGTCCAGGGGAGGGACAATAA
- a CDS encoding (2Fe-2S)-binding protein yields MRDIILSVNGKSYKVTIEEEMRLIDVLRNKLGLLGVKEGCGEGECGACTILMDGVTVNACMVMAFQAEDKAIFTIEGLSDGVNLHPIQQAFIEIGAVQCGFCTPGMVLSAKALLDQNNYPTREEIREGISGNLCRCTGYNKMVDAIELAGELLRKGGNDSEV; encoded by the coding sequence ATGAGAGACATTATTTTAAGTGTTAATGGAAAATCATATAAAGTAACCATTGAGGAAGAAATGCGACTCATTGATGTGTTGAGAAATAAACTTGGGTTATTGGGTGTAAAGGAAGGCTGTGGCGAAGGAGAATGTGGGGCCTGTACTATTTTGATGGATGGTGTGACCGTAAATGCTTGTATGGTGATGGCCTTCCAGGCAGAAGACAAGGCGATTTTCACCATTGAAGGTTTATCAGATGGGGTGAACCTACATCCTATACAGCAGGCATTTATTGAAATTGGGGCAGTTCAATGTGGTTTTTGTACTCCAGGAATGGTTCTCTCAGCCAAGGCATTATTAGACCAAAACAATTACCCAACTCGTGAAGAGATTCGAGAAGGTATTTCTGGGAATCTTTGTCGATGTACTGGGTATAACAAGATGGTAGATGCCATTGAGCTTGCAGGGGAATTGTTAAGGAAGGGAGGCAATGACAGTGAAGTATGA